A single region of the bacterium genome encodes:
- a CDS encoding acyl-CoA dehydrogenase family protein, with protein sequence MNFTLTEEQVRYRNLIRRFAQERIEPIARQLDEEGLYPSQIVEEMRQLGLYGLTLPQEHGGSGVDSVTYCLALEELAKAAAGVALIFAVQNSIGAFTINEYGTPEQKEEILPKMATGEILTSLALTEESAGSDAGNVLTTAVRDGDFYVLNGKKRFITNGKYANLHLVIALTSPGRGKKGLSCILVPSNTPGFRVTKTMNPMGQRCSDNAELEFENCRVPAANLVGKENRGLSIVLRAFDGGRFSVAAIALGCAQAAFEKALRYAQKRVQFNQPIIGFQSIEFMLAEMGTRIEAARLMIHRAASFKDLGLPYTKESSMAKMFATEAAETVCHHAIQIMGGAGYMRENDVERYYRDQRVCQIYEGTNQIQRWIVAIHLIKEFGAK encoded by the coding sequence GTGAACTTCACCCTCACCGAGGAGCAGGTCCGGTACCGCAACCTCATCCGCCGCTTCGCCCAGGAGCGCATCGAGCCCATCGCGCGGCAGCTCGACGAGGAGGGGCTCTACCCGAGCCAGATAGTGGAAGAGATGCGGCAGCTCGGCCTGTACGGGCTGACGCTACCCCAAGAGCACGGCGGCTCCGGGGTTGACTCGGTGACCTACTGCCTGGCCCTGGAGGAACTGGCCAAGGCGGCGGCCGGCGTGGCGCTCATCTTCGCCGTGCAGAACTCCATCGGCGCCTTCACCATCAACGAGTACGGCACCCCGGAGCAGAAAGAGGAAATCCTGCCGAAGATGGCCACCGGCGAGATTCTCACCAGCCTGGCGCTCACCGAGGAATCCGCCGGCTCCGACGCCGGCAACGTCCTGACCACGGCCGTCCGCGACGGCGATTTCTACGTCCTCAACGGCAAGAAGCGCTTCATCACCAACGGCAAGTACGCCAACCTGCACCTGGTGATCGCCCTGACCAGCCCCGGCCGCGGGAAGAAGGGCCTGTCCTGCATCCTGGTGCCGTCGAACACGCCGGGCTTTCGGGTCACCAAGACGATGAACCCCATGGGTCAGCGCTGCAGCGACAACGCCGAGCTGGAGTTCGAAAACTGCCGCGTGCCGGCGGCGAATCTGGTGGGGAAGGAGAACCGGGGGCTCTCCATCGTGCTCCGGGCCTTCGACGGCGGGCGGTTCAGCGTGGCGGCCATCGCCCTGGGTTGCGCCCAGGCGGCCTTCGAGAAGGCGCTCCGGTACGCCCAGAAGCGGGTCCAGTTCAACCAGCCGATAATCGGTTTCCAGTCCATCGAGTTCATGCTGGCGGAGATGGGGACGCGGATCGAGGCGGCCCGGCTCATGATTCACCGCGCCGCCTCCTTCAAAGACCTGGGGCTGCCCTACACCAAGGAGTCGTCCATGGCCAAGATGTTCGCCACCGAGGCGGCCGAGACGGTCTGCCATCACGCGATTCAGATTATGGGCGGCGCCGGATACATGCGGGAGAACGACGTCGAGCGCTACTACCGCGACCAGCGGGTCTGCCAGATATACGAGGGGACGAACCAGATTCAGCGCTGGATCGTGGCCATCCACCTCATCAAGGAGTTCGGGGCGAAATAA